In one Cercospora beticola chromosome 1, complete sequence genomic region, the following are encoded:
- the GCS1 gene encoding ADP-ribosylation factor GTPase-activating protein gcs1 (BUSCO:EOG09261DGU) — translation MGLLAVGTPLEWPEAKKVAAHVREWGIEQLLAIWNRSKGKERDALLWGDEIEYLVVSFDDEKKEVKLSLRQAEILEALARDEELLRQGGGVPDLAKGVVKSSWPAPTFHPEFGRFMLEATPGKPWSINLKDLLDVETDMKWRRKIAKDHIYQHEYPITLTTFPLLGDRKSITPYFPPSGPKLRSQFVPDEIANPHIRFPTLAANIRWRRGRKVELNVPVFHDTNTPSPWKDPTVNYDLHDWPEDDDVRNGAAKDDHIYMDAMAFGMGSCCLQITFQAKNVTEGRIMYDQLSPLGPILLALTAATPIYKGFLADTDVRWNQISRAVDDRTPEELGEKPLVNDRWRIPKSRYASNSTYIAQDPRLRQEYLDPDLIVDEKLKSRLVEGGMDDLLATHFAHLFIRDPIVVFNEDLKELDLDKTDHFENLQSTNWQHMRFKPPPPGSDIGWRVEVRPMEIQITDFENAAFSVFVVLITRAILSFGLNFYLPIPRTTENMETAHKRDAVLNDKFYFRKDPLPKRLPRLNGASAPPSGTNTPQASRPPSPGPVEDEYELMTVDEIINGKADGGFPGLIPLVESYLDSINVDVETRCELAQYLALIRGRANGTLWTAAKWIRHFVRDHSDYQKDSVVHDKIVYDLVKAAERVTVHEGRDGFAKEMLGRSREQ, via the exons ATGGGGCTGCT TGCCGTGGGAACGCCACTCGAATGGCCAGAGGCCAAAAAGGTCGCTGCACACGTGCGAGAGTGGGGCATCGAG CAACTGCTGGCCATCTGGAACCGCTCAAAGGGCAAGGAGCGCGACGCATTGTTATGGGGCGATGAG ATCGAATACCTGGTCGTTTCCTtcgacgatgagaagaaagaggTCAAGCTCTCGCTACGCCAAGCAGAGATCCTGGAGGCCCTCGCCAGAGATGAAGAATTACTCAGGCAGGGTGGAGGTGTACCGGACCTGGCAAAAGGCGTCGTGAA ATCTTCATGGCCTGCTCCGACATTTCATCCCGAATTCGGTCGATTCATGCTCGAAGCCACACCCGGCAAACCGTGGAGTATCAACTTGAAAGACCTCCTCGATGTGGAAACGGACATGAAATGGAGACGCAAAATTGCCAAGGACCACATCTATCAGCACGAGTATCCTATCACACTGACCACGTTCCCGCTGTTGGGCGATCGCAAATCGATTACTCCATATTTCCCTCCGTCGGGCCCCAAGCTTCGCTCGCAGTTTGTTCCGGATGAGATCGCGAACCCTCATATCAGATTTCCGACTCTGGCGGCAAACATACGGTGGCGTAGGGGGCGGAAAGTAGAGCTCAATGTGCCAGTATTTCACGACACGAACACGCCGAGCCCATGGAAGGACCCGACTGTCAACTACGATCTGCACGACTGGcccgaagatgatgacgtGAGAAATGGTGCCGCCAAAGACGATCACATCTACATGGACGCAATGGCCTTTGGAATGGGCTCCTGTTGTTTGCAAATTACCTTCCAGGCCAAGAATGTCACCGAGGGCCGCATAATGTACGATCAACTCTCACCACTGGGACCAATCCTCCTCGCTctcacagcagcaacgccaaTCTATAAAGGCTTTTTGGCCGATACCGACGTTCGCTGGAACCAGATCAGCCGGGCTGTTGATGATCGCACCCCCGAGGAATTGGGCGAGAAACCACTTGTGAATGACCGATGGCGCATTCCTAAGTCACGATATGCCAGTAACAGTACCTATATTGCTCAAGACCCGCGGCTGCGACAGGAATATCTCGACCCGGACTTGATTGTTGACGAGAAGTTGAAGTCGCGACTAGTCGAGGGAGGAATGGACGATCTACTGGCGACACACTTCGCGCATCTGTTCATTCGCGATCCGATCGTTGTCTTCAACGAAGACTTGAAAGAGCTTGATCTCGACAAGACCGATCACTTTGAGAACCTGCAGAGCACAAACTGGCAGCACATGCGGTTCAAGCCGCCTCCACCAGGTAGTGACATTGGGTGGCGCGTCGAGGTGCGGCCAATGGAGATTCAAATCACTGACTTTGAGAACGCTGCATTCTCTGTGTTCGTGGTCCTCATCACTCGCGCAATCCTGAGCTTCGGCCTCAACttttatctacctataccgCGGACAACAGAGAACATGGAAACTGCACATAAACGAGACGCCGTGCTCAACGACAAATTCTACTTCCGCAAAGATCCTTTGCCAAAGAGATTGCCCAGACTCAACGGCGCGTCAGCACCTCCTTCTGGCACTAATACTCCCCAGGCTAGCAGACCACCCAGCCCAGGTCCTGTCGAAGATGAGTACGAACTCATGACGGTAGACGAGATCATCAACGGCAAAGCCGACGGCGGTTTCCCCGGTCTTATCCCTCTGGTCGAATCCTACCTTGACAGCATCAATGTGGACGTCGAGACTAGATGCGAGCTGGCGCAATATCTAGCTCTGATTAGGGGCCGCGCGAACGGTACGTTGTGGACCGCTGCGAAGTGGATTCGTCATTTCGTGCGTGATCACAGCGACTACCAGAAGGATAGCGTGGTTCATGACAAGATCGTCTACGATCTGGTCAAAGCCGCAGAGAGGGTTACTGTGCACGAAGGTCGGGATGGTTTCGCCAAGGAAATGCTAGGACGATCCAGGGAGCAGTGA